AAATCAATCATGATGCATCGCTTtgaaagagaaagagaaaaaaaagaaaaaagaatAACCCctaacccccctcccaagTAATCAAACAACCCACCCAACCAAACCGTCAAACCTTCACCCAAACACCCGACGGCGCAGCTCGCTCTTCAGAGACCCGAGCATATGCGCGCTCTGCTCGATGGCGCCCTTGTTCTCGACGGCCCGGCGGTGCAGGTATCCCATGCACTCCGAGACTGACCCCCATGGGAGGTATTTGAAGGGCTTGGGGATCGCCTCGCGCCGCAGGCCAGAGTCCGCCAGGCACGCGTCGTAGTTGTCGAGCAGCTCGCAGCTGAGCTCGTCCGCCATgccgagcagctggccgCACTCGAGCTCCGTCGTggggaggccgtcgaggaggcggcggcggtggttcgcgatggccgtcgaggagctggcggcgTTGTGCGTCGCGAGGAAGAGCGCGCTCGACGGGAACGACAAGTTGgatgaggcggcggcgtcagccGAGGGGGGCAGCCTCTGGGAGATGAACATGTCGGTGATGTCGTCAAAGTTGCGGTCCGTGTCCTCCTTGGTGTCGTGGATTAGGGACCGCGTCTCGTTCTCGATGTAGGCCCCGCGCACCAGCTTGACGCCCAGGCTCCAGCCCTCGCGGGCCGCCAGCGTGATGTGCCGCTCGGCGTTGGCCTTGGAGGCCTTGAGGTACGACTGGATCGTGTTGTAGACCAGCGGCTTGCTCTCGCGGTTGTGGCGTCTCATGAGGTCGATGGTCCACTCGTCCAGCTGCGGCTGCAGCGCTTgctgctcggcgtcgatccAGAGGCGGGAGCCCTGCTTCCGAGCCTCGTCGCACATCTCGTCCAGAGCCTTGCGGATAACATCAGGGATGGGGGCGTGGGCTCGCATCGCGTCTACAGCAAtggggccggcgccggtgatTCTGGGGAAGACGTGTTAGTCGGGATCTTTTGTGAGTGTGAGGGACATCAGGATGGGAGGAAAACGTACTTGACGGCCAGGAAATCGCCAGGAGCCAGCATACGGAGGGTCTCGAtgttgcccttcttccacaGGTCAACCATCTCGTAGAAGGGCGCGGCGTAGTCCCCGGCGGGtgcgtcggcgccggcttccttAGTGTCCAGAACGATTTCCTTTGCGTAGTTGAGAATGACACCCTGGTACCCCATGC
The DNA window shown above is from Colletotrichum destructivum chromosome 2, complete sequence and carries:
- a CDS encoding Putative proline dehydrogenase domain, proline oxidase family, FAD-linked oxidoreductase, which gives rise to MPARLVVCNQAPVPLFGALRRQGAARCNSTAAAAAAAATTTTVTPVAKTMQTAASSTQGRSPLSRLPTLALVRSLVLTQFMSSPLLMKPALPLLHFIAKSKMALFNPDRNPVLNRLLRWTIYDHFCAGENLQQVTKTVNNVKRMGYQGVILNYAKEIVLDTKEAGADAPAGDYAAPFYEMVDLWKKGNIETLRMLAPGDFLAVKITGAGPIAVDAMRAHAPIPDVIRKALDEMCDEARKQGSRLWIDAEQQALQPQLDEWTIDLMRRHNRESKPLVYNTIQSYLKASKANAERHITLAAREGWSLGVKLVRGAYIENETRSLIHDTKEDTDRNFDDITDMFISQRLPPSADAAASSNLSFPSSALFLATHNAASSSTAIANHRRRLLDGLPTTELECGQLLGMADELSCELLDNYDACLADSGLRREAIPKPFKYLPWGSVSECMGYLHRRAVENKGAIEQSAHMLGSLKSELRRRVFG